From Pongo pygmaeus isolate AG05252 chromosome 1, NHGRI_mPonPyg2-v2.0_pri, whole genome shotgun sequence, one genomic window encodes:
- the ITPKB gene encoding inositol-trisphosphate 3-kinase B isoform X5, protein MAVYCYALNSLVIMNSANEMKSGGGPGPSGSETPPPPGRAVLSPGSVFSPRRGASFLFPPAESLSPEEPRSPGGWRSGRRRLNSSSGSGSGSSGSSVSSPSWAGRLRGDGQQVVAAGTLSPPGPEEAKRKLRILQRELQNVQVNQKVGMFEAHIQAQSSAIQAPRSPRLGRARSPSPCAFRSSSQPPGRVPVQGARSEERRTKSWGEQCPETSGTDSGRKGGPSLCTSQVKKGMPPLPGRAAPTGSEAQGPSAFVRMEKGIPASPRCGSPTAMEIDKRGFLTPGTRSCLAPSLGLVGASLTVATEVAARATCTGPHRPQDLALTEPSGRARELEDLQPPEALVEKQGQFLGSETSPAPERGGPRDGEPPGKMGKGNLPCGMPGSGAPEMGKRPEETTVSVQSAESSDALSWSRLPRALASVGPEEARSGTPVGGGRWQLSDRVEGGSPTLGLLGGSPSAQPGTGNVEAGIPSGRMLEPLPCWDAAKDLKEPQCPPGDRVGVQPGSSRVWQGTMEEAGLAWTRGTGVKSEGTWESQRQDSDAHSSPELLPQDQDKPFLREACSPSNIPAVIITDMGTQEDGALEETQGSPRGNLPLRKLSSSSASSTGFSSSYEDSEEDISSDPERTLDPNSAFLHTLDQQKPRVDEGTDVWED, encoded by the exons ATGGCTGTGTACTGCTATGCGCTCAATAGCCTGGTGATCATGAATAGCGCCAACGAGATGAAGAGCGGCGGCGGCCCGGGGCCCAGTGGCAGCGAGACGCCCCCGCCCCCGGGGAGGGCAGTGCTGAGCCCCGGCAGCGTTTTCAGCCCCAGGAGAGGCGCCTCTTTCCTCTTCCCCCCCGCCGAGTCGCTGTCGCCCGAGGAGCCCCGGAGCCCCGGGGGCTGGCGGAGCGGCCGGCGCAGGCTGAATAGTAGCAgcggcagtggcagtggcagcagcggcagcagcgTGAGCAGCCCAAGTTGGGCTGGTCGCCTGCGAGGGGACGGGCAGCAGGTGGTGGCAGCCGGTACCCTCTCCCCGCCGGGGCCAGAGGAGGCCAAGAGGAAGCTGCGGATCCTGCAGCGCGAGTTGCAGAACGTGCAggtgaaccagaaagtgggcaTGTTTGAGGCGCACATCCAGGCACAGAGCTCCGCCATTCAAGCGCCCCGCAGCCCGCGTTTGGGCAGGGCTCGCTCGCCCTCCCCGTGCGCCTTCCGCAGCAGCAGTCAGCCCCCTGGAAGGGTCCCGGTTCAGGGCGCCCGGAGCGAGGAACGGAGGACAAAGTCCTGGGGGGAGCAATGTCCAGAGACTTCAGGAACCGACTCCGGGAGGAAAGGAGGGCCCAGCCTATGCACCTCGCAGGTGAAGAAAGGAATGCCCCCTCTTCCCGGCCGGGCTGCCCCTACAGGATCAGAGGCTCAGGGTCCATCCGCTTTTGTAAGGATGGAGAAGGGTATCCCGGCCAGTCCCCGCTGTGGCTCACCCACAGCTATGGAAATTGACAAAAGGGGCTTTCTTACCCCGGGAACTCGGAGCTGCCTAGCTCCCTCATTGGGGCTGGTCGGAGCTAGCTTAACGGTGGCCACAGAAGTGGCAGCGAGAGCTACATGCACTGGGCCACACCGTCCACAGGATCTTGCCCTCACTGAGCCGTCTGGGAGAGCCCGTGAGCTTGAGGACCTGCAGCCCCCAGAGGCCCTGGTGGAGAAGCAGGGGCAGTTTCTGGGCAGTGAGACAAGCCCAGCCCCAGAAAGGGGCGGGCCCCGCGATGGAGAACCCCCTGGGAAGATGGGGAAAGGAAATCTGCCCTGTGGCATGCCGGGCTCTGGGGCGCCTGAAATGGGCAAAAGGCCAGAGGAGACGACTGTGAGCGTGCAAAGCGCAGAGTCCTCTGATGCCCTGAGCTGGTCCAGGCTGCCCAGAGCCCTGGCCTCCGTAGGCCCTGAGGAGGCCCGAAGTGGGACCCCCGTGGGCGGGGGGCGTTGGCAGCTCTCCGACAGAGTGGAGGGAGGGTCCCCAACGCTGGGCTTGCTTGGGGGCAGCCCCTCAGCACAGCCGGGGACCGGGAATGTGGAGGCGGGAATTCCTTCTGGCAGAATGCTGGAGCCTTTGCCCTGTTGGGACGCTGCGAAAGATCTGAAAGAACCTCAGTGCCCTCCTGGGGACAGGGTGGGTGTGCAGCCTGGGAGCTCCAGGGTTTGGCAGGGCACCATGGAGGAAGCCGGTTTGGCTTGGACGCGTGGCACAGGGGTGAAATCAGAGGGGACCTGGGAAAGCCAGCGGCAGGACAGTGATGCCCACTCAAGTCCGGAGCTGCTACCCCAAGATCAGGACAAGCCTTTCCTGAGGGAGGCCTGCAGCCCCAGCAACATACCTGCTGTCATCATTACAGACATGGGCACCCAGGAGGATGGGGCCTTGGAGGAGACGCAGGGAAGCCCTCGGGGCAACCTGCCCCTGAGGAAACTGTCCTCTTCCTCGGCCTCCTCCACGGGCTTCTCCTCATCCTACGAAGACTCGGAGGAGGACATCTCCAGTGACCCTGAGCGCACCCTGGACCCCAACTCAGCCTTCCTGCATACCCTGGACCAGCAGAAACCTAGAGTG GATGAAGGGACTGATGTCTGGGAGGATTGA
- the ITPKB gene encoding inositol-trisphosphate 3-kinase B isoform X4, with the protein MAVYCYALNSLVIMNSANEMKSGGGPGPSGSETPPPPGRAVLSPGSVFSPRRGASFLFPPAESLSPEEPRSPGGWRSGRRRLNSSSGSGSGSSGSSVSSPSWAGRLRGDGQQVVAAGTLSPPGPEEAKRKLRILQRELQNVQVNQKVGMFEAHIQAQSSAIQAPRSPRLGRARSPSPCAFRSSSQPPGRVPVQGARSEERRTKSWGEQCPETSGTDSGRKGGPSLCTSQVKKGMPPLPGRAAPTGSEAQGPSAFVRMEKGIPASPRCGSPTAMEIDKRGFLTPGTRSCLAPSLGLVGASLTVATEVAARATCTGPHRPQDLALTEPSGRARELEDLQPPEALVEKQGQFLGSETSPAPERGGPRDGEPPGKMGKGNLPCGMPGSGAPEMGKRPEETTVSVQSAESSDALSWSRLPRALASVGPEEARSGTPVGGGRWQLSDRVEGGSPTLGLLGGSPSAQPGTGNVEAGIPSGRMLEPLPCWDAAKDLKEPQCPPGDRVGVQPGSSRVWQGTMEEAGLAWTRGTGVKSEGTWESQRQDSDAHSSPELLPQDQDKPFLREACSPSNIPAVIITDMGTQEDGALEETQGSPRGNLPLRKLSSSSASSTGFSSSYEDSEEDISSDPERTLDPNSAFLHTLDQQKPRVSHENPDQGPGTVTVNNSVQVCLLRWKQRH; encoded by the exons ATGGCTGTGTACTGCTATGCGCTCAATAGCCTGGTGATCATGAATAGCGCCAACGAGATGAAGAGCGGCGGCGGCCCGGGGCCCAGTGGCAGCGAGACGCCCCCGCCCCCGGGGAGGGCAGTGCTGAGCCCCGGCAGCGTTTTCAGCCCCAGGAGAGGCGCCTCTTTCCTCTTCCCCCCCGCCGAGTCGCTGTCGCCCGAGGAGCCCCGGAGCCCCGGGGGCTGGCGGAGCGGCCGGCGCAGGCTGAATAGTAGCAgcggcagtggcagtggcagcagcggcagcagcgTGAGCAGCCCAAGTTGGGCTGGTCGCCTGCGAGGGGACGGGCAGCAGGTGGTGGCAGCCGGTACCCTCTCCCCGCCGGGGCCAGAGGAGGCCAAGAGGAAGCTGCGGATCCTGCAGCGCGAGTTGCAGAACGTGCAggtgaaccagaaagtgggcaTGTTTGAGGCGCACATCCAGGCACAGAGCTCCGCCATTCAAGCGCCCCGCAGCCCGCGTTTGGGCAGGGCTCGCTCGCCCTCCCCGTGCGCCTTCCGCAGCAGCAGTCAGCCCCCTGGAAGGGTCCCGGTTCAGGGCGCCCGGAGCGAGGAACGGAGGACAAAGTCCTGGGGGGAGCAATGTCCAGAGACTTCAGGAACCGACTCCGGGAGGAAAGGAGGGCCCAGCCTATGCACCTCGCAGGTGAAGAAAGGAATGCCCCCTCTTCCCGGCCGGGCTGCCCCTACAGGATCAGAGGCTCAGGGTCCATCCGCTTTTGTAAGGATGGAGAAGGGTATCCCGGCCAGTCCCCGCTGTGGCTCACCCACAGCTATGGAAATTGACAAAAGGGGCTTTCTTACCCCGGGAACTCGGAGCTGCCTAGCTCCCTCATTGGGGCTGGTCGGAGCTAGCTTAACGGTGGCCACAGAAGTGGCAGCGAGAGCTACATGCACTGGGCCACACCGTCCACAGGATCTTGCCCTCACTGAGCCGTCTGGGAGAGCCCGTGAGCTTGAGGACCTGCAGCCCCCAGAGGCCCTGGTGGAGAAGCAGGGGCAGTTTCTGGGCAGTGAGACAAGCCCAGCCCCAGAAAGGGGCGGGCCCCGCGATGGAGAACCCCCTGGGAAGATGGGGAAAGGAAATCTGCCCTGTGGCATGCCGGGCTCTGGGGCGCCTGAAATGGGCAAAAGGCCAGAGGAGACGACTGTGAGCGTGCAAAGCGCAGAGTCCTCTGATGCCCTGAGCTGGTCCAGGCTGCCCAGAGCCCTGGCCTCCGTAGGCCCTGAGGAGGCCCGAAGTGGGACCCCCGTGGGCGGGGGGCGTTGGCAGCTCTCCGACAGAGTGGAGGGAGGGTCCCCAACGCTGGGCTTGCTTGGGGGCAGCCCCTCAGCACAGCCGGGGACCGGGAATGTGGAGGCGGGAATTCCTTCTGGCAGAATGCTGGAGCCTTTGCCCTGTTGGGACGCTGCGAAAGATCTGAAAGAACCTCAGTGCCCTCCTGGGGACAGGGTGGGTGTGCAGCCTGGGAGCTCCAGGGTTTGGCAGGGCACCATGGAGGAAGCCGGTTTGGCTTGGACGCGTGGCACAGGGGTGAAATCAGAGGGGACCTGGGAAAGCCAGCGGCAGGACAGTGATGCCCACTCAAGTCCGGAGCTGCTACCCCAAGATCAGGACAAGCCTTTCCTGAGGGAGGCCTGCAGCCCCAGCAACATACCTGCTGTCATCATTACAGACATGGGCACCCAGGAGGATGGGGCCTTGGAGGAGACGCAGGGAAGCCCTCGGGGCAACCTGCCCCTGAGGAAACTGTCCTCTTCCTCGGCCTCCTCCACGGGCTTCTCCTCATCCTACGAAGACTCGGAGGAGGACATCTCCAGTGACCCTGAGCGCACCCTGGACCCCAACTCAGCCTTCCTGCATACCCTGGACCAGCAGAAACCTAGAGTG AGTCATGAAAACCCAGACCAGGGCCCGGGGACAGTCACAGTGAATAATTCTGTCCAGGTGTGTTTGCTGAGGTGGAAGCAGAGGCACTGA
- the ITPKB gene encoding inositol-trisphosphate 3-kinase B isoform X6, producing the protein MAVYCYALNSLVIMNSANEMKSGGGPGPSGSETPPPPGRAVLSPGSVFSPRRGASFLFPPAESLSPEEPRSPGGWRSGRRRLNSSSGSGSGSSGSSVSSPSWAGRLRGDGQQVVAAGTLSPPGPEEAKRKLRILQRELQNVQVNQKVGMFEAHIQAQSSAIQAPRSPRLGRARSPSPCAFRSSSQPPGRVPVQGARSEERRTKSWGEQCPETSGTDSGRKGGPSLCTSQVKKGMPPLPGRAAPTGSEAQGPSAFVRMEKGIPASPRCGSPTAMEIDKRGFLTPGTRSCLAPSLGLVGASLTVATEVAARATCTGPHRPQDLALTEPSGRARELEDLQPPEALVEKQGQFLGSETSPAPERGGPRDGEPPGKMGKGNLPCGMPGSGAPEMGKRPEETTVSVQSAESSDALSWSRLPRALASVGPEEARSGTPVGGGRWQLSDRVEGGSPTLGLLGGSPSAQPGTGNVEAGIPSGRMLEPLPCWDAAKDLKEPQCPPGDRVGVQPGSSRVWQGTMEEAGLAWTRGTGVKSEGTWESQRQDSDAHSSPELLPQDQDKPFLREACSPSNIPAVIITDMGTQEDGALEETQGSPRGNLPLRKLSSSSASSTGFSSSYEDSEEDISSDPERTLDPNSAFLHTLDQQKPRV; encoded by the coding sequence ATGGCTGTGTACTGCTATGCGCTCAATAGCCTGGTGATCATGAATAGCGCCAACGAGATGAAGAGCGGCGGCGGCCCGGGGCCCAGTGGCAGCGAGACGCCCCCGCCCCCGGGGAGGGCAGTGCTGAGCCCCGGCAGCGTTTTCAGCCCCAGGAGAGGCGCCTCTTTCCTCTTCCCCCCCGCCGAGTCGCTGTCGCCCGAGGAGCCCCGGAGCCCCGGGGGCTGGCGGAGCGGCCGGCGCAGGCTGAATAGTAGCAgcggcagtggcagtggcagcagcggcagcagcgTGAGCAGCCCAAGTTGGGCTGGTCGCCTGCGAGGGGACGGGCAGCAGGTGGTGGCAGCCGGTACCCTCTCCCCGCCGGGGCCAGAGGAGGCCAAGAGGAAGCTGCGGATCCTGCAGCGCGAGTTGCAGAACGTGCAggtgaaccagaaagtgggcaTGTTTGAGGCGCACATCCAGGCACAGAGCTCCGCCATTCAAGCGCCCCGCAGCCCGCGTTTGGGCAGGGCTCGCTCGCCCTCCCCGTGCGCCTTCCGCAGCAGCAGTCAGCCCCCTGGAAGGGTCCCGGTTCAGGGCGCCCGGAGCGAGGAACGGAGGACAAAGTCCTGGGGGGAGCAATGTCCAGAGACTTCAGGAACCGACTCCGGGAGGAAAGGAGGGCCCAGCCTATGCACCTCGCAGGTGAAGAAAGGAATGCCCCCTCTTCCCGGCCGGGCTGCCCCTACAGGATCAGAGGCTCAGGGTCCATCCGCTTTTGTAAGGATGGAGAAGGGTATCCCGGCCAGTCCCCGCTGTGGCTCACCCACAGCTATGGAAATTGACAAAAGGGGCTTTCTTACCCCGGGAACTCGGAGCTGCCTAGCTCCCTCATTGGGGCTGGTCGGAGCTAGCTTAACGGTGGCCACAGAAGTGGCAGCGAGAGCTACATGCACTGGGCCACACCGTCCACAGGATCTTGCCCTCACTGAGCCGTCTGGGAGAGCCCGTGAGCTTGAGGACCTGCAGCCCCCAGAGGCCCTGGTGGAGAAGCAGGGGCAGTTTCTGGGCAGTGAGACAAGCCCAGCCCCAGAAAGGGGCGGGCCCCGCGATGGAGAACCCCCTGGGAAGATGGGGAAAGGAAATCTGCCCTGTGGCATGCCGGGCTCTGGGGCGCCTGAAATGGGCAAAAGGCCAGAGGAGACGACTGTGAGCGTGCAAAGCGCAGAGTCCTCTGATGCCCTGAGCTGGTCCAGGCTGCCCAGAGCCCTGGCCTCCGTAGGCCCTGAGGAGGCCCGAAGTGGGACCCCCGTGGGCGGGGGGCGTTGGCAGCTCTCCGACAGAGTGGAGGGAGGGTCCCCAACGCTGGGCTTGCTTGGGGGCAGCCCCTCAGCACAGCCGGGGACCGGGAATGTGGAGGCGGGAATTCCTTCTGGCAGAATGCTGGAGCCTTTGCCCTGTTGGGACGCTGCGAAAGATCTGAAAGAACCTCAGTGCCCTCCTGGGGACAGGGTGGGTGTGCAGCCTGGGAGCTCCAGGGTTTGGCAGGGCACCATGGAGGAAGCCGGTTTGGCTTGGACGCGTGGCACAGGGGTGAAATCAGAGGGGACCTGGGAAAGCCAGCGGCAGGACAGTGATGCCCACTCAAGTCCGGAGCTGCTACCCCAAGATCAGGACAAGCCTTTCCTGAGGGAGGCCTGCAGCCCCAGCAACATACCTGCTGTCATCATTACAGACATGGGCACCCAGGAGGATGGGGCCTTGGAGGAGACGCAGGGAAGCCCTCGGGGCAACCTGCCCCTGAGGAAACTGTCCTCTTCCTCGGCCTCCTCCACGGGCTTCTCCTCATCCTACGAAGACTCGGAGGAGGACATCTCCAGTGACCCTGAGCGCACCCTGGACCCCAACTCAGCCTTCCTGCATACCCTGGACCAGCAGAAACCTAGAGTG